A genomic region of Trichothermofontia sichuanensis B231 contains the following coding sequences:
- a CDS encoding SpoIIE family protein phosphatase, producing MTVKRSQISLRSLLVVPFVLQLAGLVGIVGYLSFRNGQRAIADLASQLRQELTNRIQQQMQTYVDLPHSLIHLNGSALQRGVINLKTGQGSAQLWQQVVQFKNLSNVYCGGEAGGEFMGVARFQDNEPLVLSLINPAINYRRHYYALNAQGEATQLLRTRQFDPRVRPWYKAAKAAGRAIWSDTYIDFNTNLPTITAALPVYSLTDRQLLGVCAIDLFLHKEVSNFLTSLRISQSGQAFVIERSGLLVSSSLGEPLLTGSGEDLKRVSAIASQSPLIQATARYLTTQFSDLNHIQTTQQLNFHRDDGSLQWVQVTPFVDKRGLDWLIVVVIPAADFMTQIQANTQRTISLSLLALLLATGVGLVTAHWIATPILRLNTAAQAIADGELDQQVQVTGVRELETLSHSFNRMAEQLRTSFAALAAANADLEQRVAQRTFELQAANQEISHLNEQLAAENQRLGTELDVARRLQRLLLPKEEELAAIAGLQIAGFMEPAAEVGGDYYDVLQYNGKVKIGIGDVTGHGLDSGVLMLMVQTAVRTLLVNQEANPVKFLGTLNRALYDNLQRMQSSKSLTLALLEYEAGHLRLSGQHEELILVRATGQVERIDTIDLGFPLGLEPDITAFVREKTVQLQTGDVVVLYTDGITEATNAAREQYGLERLCQVVCAHAQRSALEIRQAVLEDVWRYVGDEPLRDDLSLLVLKQI from the coding sequence ATGACGGTGAAACGATCTCAGATAAGTTTGCGATCGCTGCTGGTGGTCCCCTTTGTTCTGCAGCTTGCGGGCTTGGTGGGCATTGTGGGCTATCTCTCCTTTCGGAACGGTCAGCGGGCGATCGCCGACTTGGCCTCCCAATTGCGGCAGGAGTTGACAAACCGCATTCAACAGCAAATGCAAACCTATGTTGATCTGCCCCACAGTTTGATTCATCTTAACGGCAGTGCCCTCCAACGCGGGGTGATTAACCTAAAGACAGGCCAGGGCAGTGCCCAACTCTGGCAACAGGTGGTGCAATTCAAGAACCTGAGTAATGTGTACTGTGGGGGCGAAGCGGGGGGAGAATTTATGGGTGTGGCTCGCTTCCAGGATAATGAGCCGCTGGTCCTATCTCTAATCAATCCCGCCATCAATTACCGGCGTCACTACTACGCATTGAACGCGCAGGGGGAAGCCACCCAGTTATTGCGGACCCGCCAGTTTGATCCCCGTGTCCGCCCCTGGTATAAAGCAGCGAAGGCGGCGGGCCGGGCGATATGGAGTGATACCTATATTGATTTCAATACCAATTTACCTACGATTACGGCGGCGCTACCCGTTTATAGTCTCACTGACCGTCAATTATTGGGTGTATGCGCGATCGACCTTTTCCTGCATAAGGAAGTCAGTAATTTCCTAACCAGTCTCCGTATTAGCCAGTCGGGTCAAGCCTTTGTCATCGAACGATCGGGTTTACTGGTCTCTTCCTCCCTGGGGGAACCCCTGCTGACGGGGAGTGGGGAAGATCTCAAGCGGGTGTCCGCGATCGCCAGTCAAAGTCCTCTGATCCAAGCCACTGCCCGATATTTGACGACCCAATTTAGTGACTTAAACCACATTCAAACCACCCAGCAGTTGAATTTTCACCGCGATGATGGGTCACTGCAATGGGTACAGGTAACCCCTTTTGTGGATAAACGCGGCCTCGATTGGCTGATTGTGGTCGTTATCCCCGCAGCCGACTTCATGACCCAGATCCAGGCAAACACCCAGCGGACGATCAGCCTGTCGCTGCTGGCCTTGCTGCTGGCGACGGGGGTGGGGTTGGTGACGGCCCACTGGATTGCCACCCCGATCCTGCGCTTGAATACGGCGGCGCAGGCGATCGCGGATGGCGAGCTTGACCAGCAGGTGCAGGTGACGGGGGTCCGGGAATTGGAAACTCTCTCCCACTCCTTTAACCGTATGGCTGAGCAACTGCGGACCTCATTTGCAGCCTTGGCAGCAGCCAATGCGGATCTGGAGCAACGGGTGGCCCAACGCACGTTTGAACTCCAAGCAGCGAACCAGGAGATTTCCCACCTCAATGAGCAATTGGCGGCGGAGAACCAACGGCTGGGCACCGAGTTGGATGTAGCCCGTCGCTTGCAACGGTTACTCTTGCCCAAGGAGGAGGAACTGGCGGCAATCGCGGGGTTGCAGATTGCCGGATTTATGGAACCTGCCGCCGAAGTCGGGGGGGATTACTACGACGTCTTGCAATACAACGGCAAGGTAAAAATTGGCATCGGCGATGTCACCGGTCATGGCTTGGACAGTGGGGTGCTGATGCTGATGGTGCAAACGGCGGTGCGGACGCTGTTGGTGAACCAGGAGGCCAATCCGGTGAAGTTCCTGGGGACGCTGAATCGAGCACTCTACGATAACTTGCAACGGATGCAATCGAGCAAAAGCCTGACTCTGGCTTTACTGGAGTATGAGGCAGGTCACCTGCGCCTAAGCGGTCAGCATGAGGAGTTGATTCTGGTGCGGGCGACGGGCCAAGTGGAGCGGATTGATACAATCGACTTGGGGTTTCCCTTGGGCCTGGAACCGGACATCACCGCATTTGTCAGGGAGAAAACTGTGCAATTACAGACGGGAGATGTCGTTGTGCTCTACACCGATGGCATTACAGAGGCGACCAATGCAGCCCGGGAGCAGTATGGACTGGAGCGTCTGTGCCAGGTGGTGTGCGCCCATGCCCAGCGATCGGCCCTAGAGATCCGGCAGGCGGTGCTGGAGGATGTGTGGCGCTATGTGGGGGATGAACCCTTGCGCGATGATCTCAGCCTACTGGTATTAAAGCAAATCTAA